In Streptomyces sclerotialus, the DNA window ACTGCGCGGCCTCCGCGCCCCTCAGGGGCGCGGGGAACTGCGCGATCAAGCACAGCGGACGTGACACGTCCGCCACGAAGGCGCGGCCCCGCCCCGGGAGCCACGCCGACGAACCGCTGCGTCAGCAGCCCAGCAGACGCCCGCCCAGGTAAGCCTGGATCTGGTCCAGAGAGACGCGCTCCTGCTTCATCGTGTCGCGCTCGCGCACGGTCACCGCGTTGTCGTCGAGGGTGTCGAAGTCGACGGTGACGCAGAACGGCGTGCCGATCTCGTCCTGGCGGCGGTAGCGGCGGCCGATGGCGCCCGCGTCGTCGAACTCGATGTTCCAGTTCTTGCGCAGGTCCGCCGCGAGGCCCTTGGCCTTCGGGGACAGCTGCGGGTTCCGGGACAGCGGCAGGACGGCGACCTTGACCGGCGACAGGCGCGGGTCCAGGCGCAGGACGGTGCGCTTCTCCATCTTGCCCTTGGCGTTGGGCGCCTCGTCCTCGATGTACGCGTCGAGCATGAAGGCGAGCATCGCGCGGCCGACACCGGCCGCGGGCTCGATGACGTACGGGGTGTAGCGCTCGCCGGCCTCCTGGTCGAAGTAGGACAGGTCCTGGCCGGACGCCTTGGAGTGCGAGGAGAGGTCGTAGTCGGTGCGGTTGGCCACACCCTCCAGCTCGCCCCACTCCGAGCCGCCGAACTGGAAGCGGTACTCGATGTCAGCGGTGCGCTTGGAGTAGTGGGAGAGCTTCTCCTTGGGGTGCTCGTACCACCGGATGTTCTCCTCGCGCAGGCCCAGGTCGCGGTACCAGTTCCAGCGCTGCTCCATCCAGTACTCGTGCCACTGCTCGTCCTCGCCCGGCTTGACGAAGAACTCCATCTCCATCTGCTCGAACTCGCGGGTGCGGAAGATGAAGTTGCCCGGCGTGATCTCGTTACGGAACGACTTGCCCATCTGGGCGATGCCGAACGGGGGCTTCTTGCGCGAGGTCTGCTGGACCTGGGCGAAGTTGGTGAAGATGCCCTGGGCGGTCTCGGGGCGGAGGTACGCGACCGAGCCGGAGTCCTGGGTCGGGCCGAGGTGCGTGGAGAGCAGACCCGAGAACTGCTTGGGCTCGGTGAAGCCGCCCTTGTTGCCGCAGTGCGGGCAGTTGATGTCGGCCATGCCGTTGGCGGGCAGCCGGCCGTGCTTGGCCTCGTAGGCCTCTTCGAGGTGGTCGGCGCGGAACCGCTTGTGGCAGGAGGTGCACTCGGTCAGCGGGTCCGTGAAGGTGGCGACGTGGCCGGACGCGACCCAGACCTCCGAGGCCAGGATGACCGACGAGTCG includes these proteins:
- a CDS encoding glycine--tRNA ligase, with translation MAADKIDTIVSLSKRRGFVYPCSEIYGGQRAAWDYGPLGVELKENIKRQWWRNMVTSRDDVVGLDSSVILASEVWVASGHVATFTDPLTECTSCHKRFRADHLEEAYEAKHGRLPANGMADINCPHCGNKGGFTEPKQFSGLLSTHLGPTQDSGSVAYLRPETAQGIFTNFAQVQQTSRKKPPFGIAQMGKSFRNEITPGNFIFRTREFEQMEMEFFVKPGEDEQWHEYWMEQRWNWYRDLGLREENIRWYEHPKEKLSHYSKRTADIEYRFQFGGSEWGELEGVANRTDYDLSSHSKASGQDLSYFDQEAGERYTPYVIEPAAGVGRAMLAFMLDAYIEDEAPNAKGKMEKRTVLRLDPRLSPVKVAVLPLSRNPQLSPKAKGLAADLRKNWNIEFDDAGAIGRRYRRQDEIGTPFCVTVDFDTLDDNAVTVRERDTMKQERVSLDQIQAYLGGRLLGC